The genomic interval AAaccatttttttgaaaaaaaaaaagccatggTGAGAAAGTTTGGCACGCCACGTGGTTATATAAATATTGTTGTACCAGAAAATTGTCTACATAAGCTCCTTTTATTTAAGTTTTGGAGAAATTTACTCAAAGAGTCAAAGGATCCATCACTCGAGTCAGCAATTGAGTGGGCTGGTAGATGAAGAAGGGGGTATATCAGGTAGCTCACGTGTCACGTTACGGCCGTTCTCGTCAGCAATGACTAGAACTACAACACTTAGcgggttcttttaaaaaaaataaaaaaaaacaggacGCGAATAGTcggtctttttttttacattgtctGAGCATATACAACGGAGTGAAAACAATCGCACGCAGGATGCCGAATGGCAGGAAGTGATGGGCGCATTTCTAAATGGTTTCTTCTGTATCCGTCTTAAAAGTAAACTTTGAACTTCTAAAGTTCTCCACGGAGATTAAGGAGAGCCCATTTTCTAGTAGTAACATTTCAATCTTAGACATCACCATTCACCAATGCTGCAGCTGAACAAGCACCTGCAGGGCAGCCTGCCTTGTGCCTTCATCGATTCATCACCTCATCTCCTTGCAGCCCTGTATCAACATACATTTAGATTTCACCCATTTTTATTCAGAACTTACACCATCCCCGATCGATTTTAAAAAATGGCAGTCAAGTTCTAGCCATACGATGCTCATTGCTGCCTAGTTAGCAGAGGAATTAGGAAACATGCATGAAATGTAGCAAGCCAGATGTTAGAGGCACAGCCTGCGTTACCGCGACAGAACTCAAAATAACAAATACGGACTGGCGAAGTGGCCATGGCAACTAAGATATCGAATAGAGCATTCAAGTTATATTTTTTACAGCAGCAAAAATGATAACCTCCACTTCACTTGCGAGTACTCCTTCAAATGCAATGATGAAAAAGGATGCCACCTGTTGATCTCAGTTCCTAAACCAGATAACCTTTTCTGACATAAGCTAAAGACTACGCGATTTTCTCAGTACTCTCCCATGGAGAAAACCAACAATGATCAACTGATGATCAGAAACTGTTATGATCATCTGATGACAAGAAACTGTTTCACTTCTTGTTTTTGCTGTCCACATTCAGCTGCTGGAGCCCAAGCAAGAGGTCCTTGGAATCCAGATACACCTTGTTGTTTGACCTTGCCATGGTGTGAGAGATCTCCCTGGCAGCTTCAATCTGTCGGAGAGCGAGGAAGGCAGGGTTGTTGTTAATCGCCTCACCAATCAGCTGTGCACTCTTAGCCTCACCCTGTTCAAAGCAGACCTCACAGTCAGACTCAACCCACACCAAACacaatgaaatatataaaacaatgATGAAATGAACAGTGCCATTGATATGTCTTAACAATTGTCACTAAAACTATAGGTAGTAAAATATATGAAACAATGAAGAAATAAACAGTGCCATTGATATGTCTTAACAATTGTCACTAAAACTACAGGTAGTAAACTTATCAAAGAATATGGTGAAAGCCATCTAAACCAGCAATAATCCATTGCATCTTTGCTTACCTGTGCTCTGATGATCGCACTCCTCTTGTCTTGTTCAGCCTTCTCAACAATGAACTTTGCACGCTCAGCTTCTTGTGCAGCAACCTGCTTGGCTTCAATTGCATGGGTGAACTCTTTTCCAAAGCTGAGACTTGTGATGGACACATCATCCAGAGCAATGTTGAAGTTGCTAGCCCTCTCTGTCAGGATCTTCCTAATCTCCCTGCTCACAGCCTGTGTTGGATAAAGGAGTAATTATTAGCATATATCCTACTATATTAACTCTTAAACTAAATATCCTACTATATTAGCTCTTAAACTAGCATAGCATACCATGGAAACATATTAGATATTTAAACACAGATAGATATGATAAGACAGTACCTCTCTCTGTGTGATTAGCTGACTGGCATTGTACTGCGCAACCACCGCTTTGAGTGTTTCATGAATGATTGAAGGCAAAACTCTCTCATTGAAATTCTCCCCCAGGGACCTGTAGATGGTTGGTAGCTTCTCTGGTAACGGTCTTGTAAGGACACGAAGACCAATTTTCACCTATCCAAGTTATCAAATTGTATCAAACTAAAAATGTGTTGGTACTGACCTCTACCAATGTTACTTTGAATTCAAAGGTATAAAACAAGAAATTTGCACACATGTACACATGAGCAAACCAATTTGTATGGTCAATAAGAGTTTTAAGTTGTGAGGAATCGGAATTTAAATgcctgtcaaaaaaaaagtgtactGCCTCCATTGCATGCAAAGCATAACACACATTGCAATGCTAATCACACACATCACACATAAGTGTTCTAAACCAATGTAACAAACCACCCACATTCTCAAAATGCTAAGCACATAATGAAAATGCTAAGCAGTTCAGATATACCCAACAAAGCAGCATCTTACATACAAGAATCACTTAGCGACAAGTCCTAGTATAGGGACCCAAATTAAGTGATTAAGCTAGCACAACAAGAGCATTCCACACACAACTTTGCTAACATTTGCAAATCACAACCAACAAATCACCTTCTACATGCTACAAATGATCATCTCAACGACATAACCTAGTCACAAACCCCAAGTGCAACAGCAGAATTTTACCATCTGGAGATCACGGCTTCCAGAAGTGCTCTCGACGAGGTTGGGGCGGGCTCGGACATCGTAGATGATCGGCCTCTCGAACAACAGGATCATGAATTGAGTCCCCTCAGGGTACACCTGCACCGAGCACACAATCAATCACAACAATTCATTCAAATGCAACCCACCAAATCACAAGCACACGCATAGCTCTCTGAAACCCGTCGGCGCCATCGCACCGGAtcacatcacaagttcacagGTTCACTACTAGACGGCGCTACGGAACGTTACCTCTTGAGGAGGAACATCCTCCTCGTCGAGTGAAGTCGCGCCTCCTGGGGGCTCGCTTGCTGGTGGTGGAGATCCACGTCCACCGCGCGCCGGAGAATCTGCTCCCCCCTGAACAGATGCTGCTgcggtggccggaggaggatTGTCTGGAGGATCCGCTCCGGTTGCTCCGGGTGGAGCCGCCTCTCCACGGCGATTTCTCCGCTTT from Oryza glaberrima chromosome 3, OglaRS2, whole genome shotgun sequence carries:
- the LOC127767101 gene encoding prohibitin-2, mitochondrial-like, whose protein sequence is MAVAVRTAKIFEGKDPVRWLSNLYDFYNKAAKPEQGESGGGADEHQRRVAEVLEALRLPPVEAVKLREVLEGHRLPDDPAPPSWMEFIEVPSPPPNLEYGVDLTNYLGAVGDEPEQTWWAALAAHRWVFLFGGLAILGLFGYGVYWMIKRRNRRGEAAPPGATGADPPDNPPPATAAASVQGGADSPARGGRGSPPPASEPPGGATSLDEEDVPPQEVYPEGTQFMILLFERPIIYDVRARPNLVESTSGSRDLQMVKIGLRVLTRPLPEKLPTIYRSLGENFNERVLPSIIHETLKAVVAQYNASQLITQREAVSREIRKILTERASNFNIALDDVSITSLSFGKEFTHAIEAKQVAAQEAERAKFIVEKAEQDKRSAIIRAQGEAKSAQLIGEAINNNPAFLALRQIEAAREISHTMARSNNKVYLDSKDLLLGLQQLNVDSKNKK